A genomic region of Micromonospora sp. NBRC 110009 contains the following coding sequences:
- the msrA gene encoding peptide-methionine (S)-S-oxide reductase MsrA, whose protein sequence is MFLRRMKAEMISPDQALPGRLIAMPVADRHEVLPSALKGPFPEGSQVAVFGMGCFWGAERLFWTLPGVITTSAGYAGGYTPNPTYEEVCSGMTGHAEVVQVVYDPTKISYEDLLKVFWENHDPTQGMRQGNDVGTQYRSAIYAGTDEQLATAQASRDAFAPIVARAGKGEITTEITRLGDYYLAEDYHQQYLAPTKNPYGYCNHGPNGMTCPVGVAKTA, encoded by the coding sequence GTGTTCCTTCGCCGCATGAAGGCCGAAATGATCTCCCCCGACCAGGCCCTGCCGGGCCGGCTGATCGCGATGCCCGTCGCCGACCGGCACGAGGTGCTGCCGTCCGCCCTGAAGGGCCCCTTCCCGGAGGGCTCGCAGGTGGCCGTCTTCGGGATGGGCTGCTTCTGGGGCGCCGAGCGGCTCTTCTGGACCCTCCCGGGCGTGATCACCACGTCGGCCGGTTACGCGGGTGGCTACACCCCGAACCCGACGTACGAGGAGGTCTGCTCGGGGATGACCGGGCACGCCGAGGTGGTCCAGGTCGTCTACGACCCGACGAAGATCAGCTACGAGGACCTGCTCAAGGTCTTCTGGGAGAACCACGACCCGACCCAGGGCATGCGCCAGGGCAACGACGTCGGCACGCAGTACCGGTCGGCGATCTACGCCGGCACCGACGAGCAGCTCGCCACCGCACAGGCGTCCCGGGACGCGTTCGCGCCGATCGTGGCGCGGGCCGGCAAGGGTGAGATCACCACGGAGATCACCCGGCTCGGCGACTACTACCTGGCCGAGGACTACCACCAGCAGTACCTGGCCCCGACGAAGAACCCGTACGGCTACTGCAACCATGGCCCCAACGGCATGACCTGCCCGGTGGGCGTGGCGAAGACGGCGTAA
- a CDS encoding carbonic anhydrase, which yields MDDLLQRNVRFAATDAVDRAPKIPFIPNRQLFVITCLDPRVDPAFIFDLSFGDAIVSRSLGGRVTPAAILDLAWISYLHEIKAPDADWFDIAVVHHTDCGMGFADAALRKGFRERGLDDAALADNAVFDPTQTVPGDVEKLINTPQVSPKIKVSGYAYDVKTGKLTTVVPPRSRDDG from the coding sequence ATGGACGATCTGCTGCAGCGCAATGTCCGTTTCGCTGCCACGGATGCTGTGGATCGTGCCCCGAAGATCCCGTTCATCCCCAACCGGCAGCTTTTCGTCATCACGTGCCTCGATCCGCGGGTTGACCCGGCGTTCATCTTCGATCTGTCCTTCGGGGACGCCATCGTCTCCCGGTCATTGGGCGGTCGGGTCACTCCCGCCGCGATCCTGGACCTGGCGTGGATCAGTTATCTGCACGAGATCAAGGCGCCCGACGCGGACTGGTTCGACATCGCTGTCGTGCATCACACGGACTGCGGGATGGGGTTCGCCGATGCCGCGCTGCGCAAAGGGTTCCGCGAGCGAGGCCTTGATGACGCCGCCCTGGCTGACAACGCGGTCTTCGACCCGACCCAGACCGTGCCGGGAGATGTGGAGAAGCTCATCAACACGCCGCAGGTGTCGCCGAAGATCAAGGTCTCTGGATACGCGTACGACGTGAAGACCGGCAAACTGACCACCGTGGTGCCGCCGCGCAGTCGCGATGACGGATAG
- a CDS encoding N-acetylglutaminylglutamine amidotransferase gives MCGLAGEYRRDGSRADVGAVERMAATMDDRGPDDGGVWSQGPVALGHRRLKIIDLSAASGQPLVDPTAGLTGVFNGCIYNYRELREELRAKGHRFFSSGDSEVVLKAYAEWGLDFVDHLVGMFAVAITERDTGRLVLARDRLGIKPLYLAETPGAVRFASTLPALLAGGGIDTSIDPVALAHYLSFHSIVPPPRTILRGVSKLPPATVRVYEADGATHERVYWDPSFTRAAERSGWTERDWQDALLESLTTAVRRRMVADVPVGVLLSGGLDSSLVVALLAGEGQSGLATFSIGFDAVGGREGDEFVYSDLVAKTFGTDHHQLKVPTGDLLPPLEAAVTAMSEPMVSHDCVAFWLLSQEVARHVKVVQSGQGADEILGGYHWYPPLAGVDRERALDTYAKAFFDRDAAGLARVLNPAWLADGDPAREFVAAHLARPGAQTAVDAGLRIDTQVMLTDDPVKRVDNMTMAHGLEARVPFLDHEFVELAASCPPELKLAQGGKGVLKEIGRRVLPHEVIDRPKGYFPVPGLTHLEGKLLDRVSDALSAPAARRRNLFRAEYVDALLADPNAELTPLNGNKLWQLGLLEMWLQSHGID, from the coding sequence ATGTGCGGACTGGCTGGGGAGTACCGCCGTGACGGCTCACGCGCCGATGTCGGTGCGGTCGAGCGCATGGCGGCCACGATGGACGACCGAGGGCCCGACGACGGCGGGGTGTGGTCCCAGGGCCCGGTGGCCCTCGGTCACCGCCGCCTGAAGATCATCGACCTGTCGGCGGCCAGCGGCCAGCCCCTGGTCGACCCCACCGCCGGCCTCACCGGCGTCTTCAACGGCTGCATCTACAACTACCGGGAGCTGCGCGAGGAGCTGCGGGCCAAGGGCCACCGCTTCTTCTCCTCCGGCGACAGCGAGGTCGTGCTCAAGGCGTACGCCGAGTGGGGGCTCGACTTCGTCGACCACCTGGTCGGCATGTTCGCCGTGGCGATCACCGAGCGGGACACCGGGCGCCTGGTCCTGGCCCGGGACCGGCTCGGCATCAAGCCGCTCTACCTGGCCGAGACCCCGGGCGCGGTGCGCTTTGCCAGCACCCTGCCGGCGCTGCTGGCCGGCGGCGGGATCGACACCTCGATCGACCCGGTGGCGCTCGCCCACTACCTGAGCTTCCACAGCATCGTGCCGCCGCCGCGGACCATCCTGCGCGGCGTCAGCAAGCTCCCCCCGGCCACCGTCCGGGTGTACGAGGCGGACGGCGCCACGCACGAGCGGGTCTACTGGGATCCGTCCTTCACCCGCGCCGCCGAGCGGTCCGGGTGGACGGAGCGGGACTGGCAGGACGCGCTGCTGGAGTCGCTCACCACCGCCGTACGCCGCCGCATGGTGGCCGACGTGCCGGTCGGCGTGCTGCTCTCCGGTGGGCTGGACTCGAGCCTGGTCGTCGCGCTACTGGCCGGCGAGGGCCAGTCCGGCCTGGCCACCTTCTCCATCGGCTTCGACGCGGTCGGCGGGCGGGAGGGCGACGAGTTCGTCTACTCCGACCTGGTGGCGAAGACGTTCGGCACCGACCACCACCAGCTCAAGGTGCCCACCGGCGACCTGCTGCCACCGCTGGAGGCCGCGGTCACGGCCATGAGCGAGCCGATGGTCAGCCACGACTGCGTCGCGTTCTGGCTGCTCAGCCAGGAGGTCGCCCGGCACGTCAAGGTGGTCCAGTCCGGCCAGGGCGCCGACGAGATCCTGGGCGGCTACCACTGGTACCCGCCGCTGGCCGGGGTCGACCGGGAGCGGGCGCTCGACACGTACGCGAAGGCCTTCTTCGACCGCGACGCGGCCGGACTGGCCCGGGTGCTCAACCCGGCGTGGCTGGCCGACGGCGACCCGGCGCGGGAGTTCGTCGCCGCCCACCTGGCCCGGCCGGGGGCGCAGACCGCGGTCGACGCCGGCCTGCGGATCGACACCCAGGTCATGCTGACCGACGACCCGGTCAAGCGGGTGGACAACATGACCATGGCGCACGGGCTGGAGGCCCGGGTGCCGTTCCTCGACCACGAGTTCGTGGAGCTGGCCGCGAGCTGCCCGCCGGAGCTGAAGCTGGCCCAGGGCGGCAAGGGCGTGCTCAAGGAGATCGGCCGGCGGGTCCTGCCGCACGAGGTGATCGACCGGCCGAAGGGCTACTTCCCGGTGCCGGGCCTCACCCACCTCGAGGGCAAGCTCCTCGACCGGGTAAGCGACGCCCTCTCCGCGCCCGCGGCCCGCCGCCGGAACCTGTTCCGCGCCGAATACGTCGACGCGCTGCTCGCCGACCCGAACGCCGAACTGACCCCGTTGAACGGAAACAAGCTGTGGCAACTCGGACTCCTGGAAATGTGGCTCCAGAGCCACGGAATCGACTGA
- the ngg gene encoding N-acetylglutaminylglutamine synthetase: protein MTDTLATGTARTDRERVLGRRRESVGPGGDPVAPGVPEPRRQPSDGSGVVLDCGWGRLVFGQTFAEQVDVADVLRSEAVGARDICIYLRDPHVLVSRLPDELFIDPSLTYRLPLGERRPAATENGQIPGLTIRPLRDADDADAVNRIYARNGMVTAPVEVLVDNAHTDRFLHLVAEAATGEVVGTITGVDHVAVFADPDNGASLWCLTVDFNAAPPGTGQALLTALADRLDERGRAFVDLSVLAENSGAIRLYERLGFHRTGTLCVKRKNPINERLFLPAAPEGYDELNPYAKIIADEAMRRGIRVEITDPHWGELKLSNGGRTVHTRESLSELTSAVAMSRCDDKRVTRRIVTEAGLAVPRGRTATGDPDDLAFLADFGPVVVKPARGEQGNGITVGVRTPEALTAAVELARRFCPDVLIEELRDGEDLRVVVIDHEVVAAAVRRPAQITGDGVHDVTELIERQSRRRAAATGGESRIPVDDMTREVVAAAGYRMHDVLPKGQVLAVRRTANLHTGGTIHDVTAELHPVIAEACVAASRALDIPVTGLDLLVPAPDRPEHVFIEANERPGLANHEPQPTAERFVDLLFPGTRAPQRLWSPAGTGGAA, encoded by the coding sequence GTGACGGACACCCTCGCCACCGGCACGGCCCGTACCGACCGGGAGCGGGTGCTCGGCCGGCGCCGGGAGAGCGTCGGCCCCGGCGGCGATCCGGTCGCCCCCGGCGTTCCCGAGCCCCGACGGCAGCCGTCCGACGGATCCGGCGTGGTGCTGGACTGCGGCTGGGGCCGGCTGGTCTTCGGGCAGACCTTCGCCGAGCAGGTCGACGTCGCCGACGTGCTGCGCTCCGAGGCGGTCGGCGCCCGGGACATCTGCATCTACCTGCGCGATCCGCACGTGCTGGTGTCCCGGCTCCCGGACGAGCTGTTCATCGACCCGTCGCTGACCTACCGGCTGCCGCTGGGCGAGCGCCGACCGGCCGCCACCGAGAACGGGCAGATCCCCGGCCTGACCATCCGCCCGCTGCGCGACGCCGACGACGCGGACGCGGTGAACCGGATCTACGCGCGCAACGGCATGGTCACCGCGCCGGTCGAGGTGCTGGTCGACAACGCCCACACCGACCGGTTCCTGCACCTGGTCGCCGAGGCCGCCACCGGGGAGGTGGTCGGGACGATCACCGGCGTGGACCACGTCGCGGTCTTCGCCGACCCGGACAACGGCGCGAGCCTGTGGTGCCTCACCGTGGACTTCAACGCCGCCCCGCCCGGCACCGGCCAGGCCCTGCTGACCGCGCTGGCCGACCGGCTCGACGAGCGGGGCCGCGCGTTCGTGGACCTGTCGGTGCTGGCCGAGAACTCCGGGGCGATCCGGCTCTACGAGCGGCTGGGCTTCCACCGCACCGGGACGCTCTGCGTGAAGCGGAAGAACCCGATCAACGAGCGGCTCTTCCTGCCCGCGGCCCCCGAGGGGTACGACGAGCTCAACCCGTACGCGAAGATCATCGCGGACGAGGCGATGCGGCGCGGGATCCGCGTGGAGATCACCGACCCGCACTGGGGCGAGCTGAAGCTGAGCAACGGCGGCCGGACGGTGCACACCCGGGAGTCGCTGTCGGAGCTGACCTCGGCGGTGGCGATGAGCCGCTGCGACGACAAGCGGGTGACCCGGCGGATCGTCACCGAGGCCGGTCTCGCCGTGCCGCGCGGACGGACGGCGACCGGCGACCCGGACGACCTGGCCTTCCTGGCCGACTTCGGACCGGTGGTGGTGAAGCCGGCCCGGGGCGAGCAGGGCAACGGCATCACCGTTGGGGTGCGTACGCCGGAGGCGCTGACCGCGGCGGTCGAGCTGGCCCGCCGGTTCTGCCCGGACGTGCTGATCGAGGAGCTGCGCGACGGCGAGGACCTGCGGGTGGTCGTCATCGACCACGAGGTGGTGGCCGCCGCCGTGCGCCGCCCGGCCCAGATCACCGGCGACGGCGTGCACGACGTCACCGAGCTGATCGAGCGGCAGAGCCGGCGGCGCGCCGCCGCCACGGGTGGCGAGTCGCGCATCCCGGTCGACGACATGACCCGGGAGGTCGTCGCCGCGGCCGGCTACCGGATGCACGACGTGCTCCCGAAGGGCCAGGTGCTGGCCGTACGCCGGACCGCCAACCTGCACACCGGCGGCACCATCCACGACGTGACCGCCGAGCTGCACCCGGTGATCGCCGAGGCGTGCGTGGCGGCCAGCCGGGCGCTGGACATCCCGGTGACCGGG